From the genome of Rhodothermales bacterium, one region includes:
- a CDS encoding N(4)-(beta-N-acetylglucosaminyl)-L-asparaginase, which yields MNTPASRTRREFLKAGGIAGLAATVIPGAAKAAAAPYVPAAGPIVIASANGMNAVAEALRRIESGADAIDAVVAGVNLVEEDPNDMSVGYGGLPNEDGVVQLDSAVMHGPTGRAGGVAAIEGIKYPSKVALQVLRRTDHVLLVGAGAQRFAKMHGFPIEDLLTDKAREVWVQWKEALSNQDDYLPPHNPEDRDIGMNLKDIMHTWGTIHCSAIDLSGNISSVTTTSGLSFKIPGRVGDSPIIGAGLYCDNEVGAAGSTGRGEANLENLASFLIVERMRMGDKPQDACLYACKRIADHTRLARLLDDNGRPNFNVRFYALNKAGEVGGAEIRNTDGTMAVADRSGARQIEIAYLYD from the coding sequence ATGAACACCCCAGCTTCGCGGACGCGCCGCGAATTTTTGAAGGCCGGCGGCATCGCCGGGCTGGCCGCCACCGTCATTCCGGGCGCGGCGAAGGCCGCTGCGGCGCCGTATGTGCCGGCCGCCGGGCCGATCGTCATCGCCAGCGCCAACGGCATGAACGCCGTCGCCGAGGCGTTGCGCCGCATTGAATCGGGCGCGGATGCCATTGACGCGGTCGTGGCCGGCGTGAACCTGGTCGAAGAAGACCCGAACGACATGTCGGTCGGCTATGGCGGTCTTCCCAACGAGGATGGCGTCGTCCAGCTGGATTCCGCCGTCATGCACGGTCCAACGGGCCGCGCCGGCGGCGTCGCCGCCATCGAGGGCATCAAGTACCCGTCGAAGGTGGCGCTGCAGGTGCTGCGCCGGACGGACCACGTGCTGCTCGTCGGCGCCGGCGCGCAGCGCTTTGCCAAGATGCACGGCTTCCCGATCGAGGACCTGCTGACCGACAAGGCGCGCGAGGTATGGGTGCAGTGGAAGGAGGCGCTCTCGAACCAGGACGATTACCTGCCCCCGCACAACCCCGAAGACCGCGACATCGGGATGAACCTCAAGGACATCATGCACACCTGGGGGACGATCCACTGCTCGGCCATCGACCTGTCGGGCAACATCAGCAGCGTCACCACGACGAGCGGGCTGTCGTTCAAGATCCCCGGCCGCGTCGGCGACTCGCCGATCATCGGCGCCGGCCTGTACTGCGACAACGAGGTCGGCGCGGCCGGCTCGACGGGCCGCGGCGAGGCCAACCTGGAAAACCTCGCCAGCTTCCTCATCGTCGAGCGGATGCGCATGGGCGACAAGCCCCAGGACGCGTGCCTCTACGCCTGCAAACGCATCGCCGACCACACCCGCCTCGCGCGGTTGCTGGACGACAACGGCCGGCCCAACTTCAACGTCCGCTTTTACGCGCTCAACAAAGCCGGCGAAGTGGGCGGAGCCGAGATCCGGAATACCGACGGCACCATGGCCGTGGCGGACCGGAGCGGCGCGCGCCAGATCGAGATCGCCTACCTGTACGACTGA
- a CDS encoding O-acetylhomoserine aminocarboxypropyltransferase/cysteine synthase yields the protein MSSNGQPRPLHFDTLQVHAGQKPDPATNARAVPIYASTSFTFNDSDHGANLFALKEFGNIYTRIMNPTTAVFEDRIAALEGGVAALATASGQAAQFLAIATLAEAGDNIVSASYLYGGTYNQFKVSFPRLGINVKFADGDKADSIEALIDDRTKAIYVETIGNPRFNLPDFEKLGRIAEKHGVPLVVDNTFGAAGFLCRPIDYGAHIVVESATKWIGGHGTTIGGVIVDAGTFPWNNGRFPTFTTPSPGYHGLNFWEVFGPTGVLGVNVAFIIRARVEGLRDFGPCQNPFGSFLLLQGLETLSLRVQRSVDNALALARWLKDQPEVAWVSYPGLEDHPYHAQAKKYLKHGFGAVMAFGVKGGMDAGQAFVNNVQLASHLANVGDAKTLVIHPASTTHQQLAAEEQISAGVTSDLIRVSVGIEHIDDIKADFKQALAKAPVPA from the coding sequence ATGAGCAGCAACGGACAACCACGCCCACTGCACTTCGACACCCTGCAGGTTCATGCCGGCCAGAAGCCCGACCCCGCCACCAACGCGCGGGCCGTGCCGATCTATGCCTCCACCTCGTTCACCTTCAACGACTCCGACCACGGCGCCAACCTGTTCGCGCTGAAGGAGTTCGGCAACATCTACACCCGCATCATGAACCCGACGACGGCGGTCTTCGAGGACCGCATCGCCGCGCTCGAAGGCGGGGTGGCGGCGTTGGCCACGGCGAGCGGCCAGGCCGCGCAGTTCCTCGCGATCGCCACGCTGGCGGAAGCCGGCGACAACATCGTCTCCGCCAGCTACCTCTATGGCGGCACCTACAACCAGTTCAAGGTCTCCTTCCCCCGCCTGGGCATCAACGTGAAGTTCGCCGACGGCGACAAGGCCGACTCGATCGAGGCCCTGATCGACGACCGCACGAAGGCCATCTACGTCGAGACCATCGGCAACCCGCGGTTCAACCTGCCCGATTTCGAGAAGCTGGGCCGGATCGCCGAAAAACATGGAGTACCGCTCGTCGTCGACAACACGTTCGGGGCCGCCGGCTTCCTGTGCCGGCCGATCGATTACGGCGCCCACATCGTGGTCGAAAGCGCCACCAAATGGATCGGTGGCCACGGCACGACCATCGGCGGCGTCATCGTCGATGCCGGCACCTTCCCCTGGAATAACGGCCGTTTCCCGACGTTCACCACGCCTTCCCCGGGGTATCACGGACTGAACTTCTGGGAGGTCTTCGGCCCCACCGGCGTGCTCGGGGTGAACGTGGCCTTCATCATCCGCGCCCGTGTGGAAGGGCTGCGCGATTTCGGTCCGTGCCAGAATCCGTTCGGCTCCTTCCTGCTGCTCCAGGGTCTGGAGACGCTCTCGCTCCGCGTGCAGCGCAGCGTCGACAACGCCCTGGCGCTGGCGCGCTGGCTGAAGGACCAGCCCGAAGTGGCGTGGGTGAGCTACCCGGGGCTGGAGGATCATCCCTACCACGCCCAGGCGAAAAAATACCTGAAGCACGGCTTCGGCGCCGTCATGGCGTTCGGCGTGAAGGGCGGCATGGATGCCGGCCAGGCCTTCGTCAACAACGTCCAGCTCGCCAGCCATCTCGCCAACGTCGGCGACGCCAAGACGCTGGTCATCCACCCGGCCTCGACGACGCACCAGCAGCTGGCCGCCGAGGAGCAGATTTCCGCCGGCGTCACGAGCGACCTTATCCGCGTCTCGGTGGGCATCGAGCATATCGACGACATCAAGGCCGACTTCAAGCAGGCGCTCGCCAAGGCCCCCGTGCCGGCCTGA
- a CDS encoding DUF4147 domain-containing protein: MNEQIVTDARAIFKAAVRGVQADVLMERLDWPALLGRPAEAFRRIVVVGMGKAAMAMASVAEAHFGERVAEGVVVVPHGYASTLPYPFRTPRRIETLEAGHPVPDEASADAAYAILDHATRCGEEDLLIVLISGGGTALTTAFAESIPADEGRHVIRMLLESGADIAEMNAVRKKLSVLGGGRLAQAAAPARVLALAISDVPGDDLTVIASGPTVPDDSTFAGAIDILKRYDLWERVADSVQRHLEAGAEGAIPETPRAGDPIFERTQTMLIGRNRDAIASACLEATSRGYRVSIVDRPVTGEARKVGEGLVADLDRHATDDAPHCVLWGGETTVKVVGRGRGGRNQELALGAALALEGRKRPVLLLSAGTDGVDGPTDAAGAWVTTYTAEAARHHRLDPVAHLDNNDTFPFFERMNALLQPGPTHTNVMDVMIALQPAP; encoded by the coding sequence ATGAATGAACAGATCGTAACCGATGCCCGCGCCATTTTTAAGGCCGCCGTGCGCGGCGTTCAGGCCGATGTATTGATGGAGCGGCTGGACTGGCCGGCGCTGCTCGGCCGGCCGGCGGAGGCGTTTCGGCGCATTGTGGTCGTAGGGATGGGCAAGGCCGCGATGGCCATGGCCTCCGTCGCCGAGGCGCACTTCGGCGAGCGGGTCGCCGAGGGCGTGGTGGTGGTGCCGCACGGCTATGCGTCCACGCTGCCTTATCCGTTTCGCACGCCGAGGCGGATCGAGACACTGGAAGCCGGCCACCCGGTGCCCGACGAGGCCAGCGCGGATGCCGCCTACGCCATCCTCGACCATGCCACGCGCTGTGGGGAGGAGGATCTGCTTATCGTGCTCATCTCCGGGGGCGGCACGGCGCTGACGACGGCGTTCGCCGAGTCCATCCCGGCCGACGAAGGCCGGCACGTCATCCGGATGCTACTCGAGAGCGGGGCGGACATCGCCGAGATGAATGCCGTGCGCAAGAAGCTGTCGGTGCTCGGGGGCGGGCGGCTGGCGCAGGCGGCGGCGCCGGCGCGGGTGCTGGCGCTGGCGATCTCCGACGTGCCCGGCGACGATTTAACCGTTATTGCAAGTGGGCCGACGGTGCCCGACGACTCGACGTTTGCCGGGGCGATCGACATCCTCAAACGGTATGACCTCTGGGAGCGCGTCGCCGACTCCGTACAGCGGCACCTCGAAGCCGGCGCCGAGGGCGCCATCCCCGAGACGCCGCGCGCCGGCGATCCGATCTTCGAACGCACGCAGACGATGCTCATCGGCCGAAACCGCGACGCGATCGCGTCGGCCTGTCTGGAGGCTACATCGCGGGGCTATCGGGTGTCGATCGTGGACCGGCCGGTGACGGGTGAAGCGCGGAAGGTGGGGGAAGGCCTCGTGGCCGACCTGGACCGGCACGCGACGGACGATGCACCGCATTGCGTGCTCTGGGGCGGAGAGACGACGGTGAAGGTCGTGGGGCGAGGACGGGGCGGGAGAAATCAGGAACTGGCGCTGGGCGCCGCGCTCGCGCTGGAAGGGCGCAAGCGTCCGGTGCTGCTGCTCAGTGCCGGCACCGACGGGGTGGACGGGCCGACGGACGCCGCCGGCGCCTGGGTCACCACCTACACCGCGGAAGCGGCACGCCACCACCGCCTCGATCCGGTCGCCCATCTGGACAACAACGACACGTTTCCCTTTTTCGAACGGATGAACGCATTGCTCCAGCCCGGGCCCACGCATACGAACGTGATGGACGTGATGATCGCCCTCCAGCCGGCTCCGTGA
- a CDS encoding DUF5060 domain-containing protein: MRHDRPPFFADIRFGLALLSLLLSFRPAAASAAALAEPAPASSPVMAVTVTGELKRYHPITITLDGPTADEGGTPNPFLDYRFEVVFSQAELSVTVPGYFAADGNAAETGATGGNKWRAHFIPPRTGTWTFRTSFRSGTDVAIDTSPTAGTAVAEYDDIFGSFSITETDKTGPDFRGKGKLRFVGQRYLQFDNGDYYIKGGTDSPENFLAYEDFDGTYNNAGTNFIKSYTDHVSDWTSGDPTWKGTKGKGIIGAVNYLGSKGVNSLYFITMNVEGDGDDVWPWTSPTVRTQFDVSKLAQWDIVFSHMDKKGIMLHVVTQETENELLLNGGALGRLRKLYYRELIARFGYHHAITWNLGEENNDNTTAQRKEFAAYFAALDPYGHPVVIHTFPGEYDAVYGPLLGDVNFDGASLQTGKAENTHSLTLDWVNKSIDAGRTWYVTMDENGPWQDGATPDGAGNNHDFVRAEVLWGNYMAGGGGVEWYFGFEHDNNDLNAETFKTRENVWNFTRYAREFFEQYLPYTEMTSNDGLASNANAYVFAKTGQTYAVYLKNGGTTNLNITGSAATYTVKWYNPRAGGALQNGTVTTVNGPGNVSIGQPPSQTSLDWAALVTTDTPTAGLMGDASGDGTISALDASLILQHAIGLIVLPPATIDLADPSGNGEIIAFDASLVLQYVAGLRTCFPAEAGCAAGKTASTAARHAYFGAATRDAQGRIRVPIHLDDDGTSMRSAQLVVRYDASRSRFLGATAGGTDWQVVSREADGVITLAAAGLSDPGGTPLYLQFESAGLDAPALDATIRIDEGAPMRIASDAVDTPVTFALEPNYPNPFNPSTVIRYALPASNPVRIEVFDLTGRSVAVLVDATQPAGAHEVVFDAAGLPSGVYLYRLDAGSFRQTRRMTLVR, encoded by the coding sequence ATGAGACACGACCGACCGCCGTTTTTTGCCGATATCCGCTTCGGTCTGGCGCTGCTTTCCCTGCTTTTATCGTTCCGCCCGGCCGCCGCATCCGCGGCCGCGTTGGCGGAACCCGCGCCGGCGTCCTCACCCGTCATGGCCGTGACGGTCACCGGTGAGTTGAAACGCTATCATCCCATTACGATTACGCTGGACGGCCCTACGGCAGACGAGGGCGGCACCCCCAATCCATTCCTCGACTACCGGTTCGAGGTCGTATTTTCGCAGGCCGAGCTGAGCGTCACCGTCCCCGGCTACTTCGCCGCCGACGGCAACGCGGCCGAGACCGGCGCCACCGGCGGCAACAAGTGGCGCGCGCATTTCATCCCGCCCCGTACCGGCACCTGGACCTTCCGCACCTCCTTCCGCTCCGGCACCGACGTGGCGATCGACACATCGCCCACCGCCGGCACCGCCGTCGCGGAATACGACGATATCTTCGGCTCGTTCAGCATCACCGAGACCGACAAAACTGGCCCTGACTTTCGCGGCAAGGGCAAGCTCCGCTTCGTCGGCCAACGTTATCTCCAGTTCGACAACGGCGACTACTACATCAAGGGCGGCACCGACAGTCCGGAAAATTTCCTCGCCTATGAGGATTTCGACGGCACGTACAACAACGCCGGCACGAACTTCATCAAGTCGTACACCGACCACGTCAGCGACTGGACGAGCGGCGATCCGACCTGGAAAGGCACCAAGGGCAAGGGCATCATCGGCGCCGTCAATTACCTCGGAAGCAAGGGGGTCAACTCGCTCTACTTCATCACCATGAACGTCGAGGGCGACGGCGACGACGTGTGGCCCTGGACCTCACCCACGGTGCGCACCCAGTTCGACGTCTCGAAGCTGGCACAGTGGGACATCGTGTTTTCCCACATGGACAAGAAGGGCATCATGCTCCACGTGGTGACGCAGGAGACGGAGAACGAGCTGCTGCTCAACGGCGGCGCCCTCGGCCGGCTGCGCAAACTCTACTATCGCGAACTCATCGCCCGGTTCGGCTATCATCACGCCATCACCTGGAACCTGGGCGAAGAGAACAACGACAACACCACCGCCCAGCGCAAGGAATTTGCGGCCTACTTCGCCGCGCTCGATCCCTACGGGCACCCCGTCGTCATCCACACCTTCCCGGGCGAATACGACGCGGTTTACGGTCCCCTGCTCGGCGACGTCAATTTCGACGGCGCCTCGCTCCAGACCGGCAAGGCGGAAAACACGCACAGCCTGACGCTGGACTGGGTCAACAAGTCGATCGACGCCGGCCGCACCTGGTACGTGACGATGGACGAAAACGGCCCCTGGCAGGACGGCGCTACGCCCGACGGCGCGGGCAACAACCACGACTTCGTCCGCGCGGAAGTGCTCTGGGGCAACTACATGGCCGGCGGCGGCGGCGTCGAGTGGTACTTCGGCTTCGAGCACGACAACAACGACCTCAACGCCGAGACCTTCAAGACCCGCGAAAACGTCTGGAACTTCACCCGCTACGCGCGGGAGTTTTTCGAGCAGTATCTCCCCTATACGGAGATGACCTCGAACGACGGCCTCGCTTCCAACGCCAACGCCTATGTCTTCGCCAAAACGGGTCAGACCTACGCCGTCTACCTCAAGAACGGCGGCACGACGAACCTGAACATCACCGGATCTGCGGCCACGTATACCGTCAAGTGGTACAACCCGCGCGCCGGAGGGGCCCTGCAAAACGGCACGGTCACGACGGTGAACGGTCCGGGCAACGTTTCCATCGGCCAGCCGCCCTCGCAGACGTCGCTGGACTGGGCGGCGCTGGTCACCACGGATACGCCGACCGCCGGCCTGATGGGCGACGCCTCCGGCGACGGGACCATCTCGGCGCTCGACGCCAGCCTGATCCTCCAGCATGCGATCGGCCTGATCGTGCTGCCGCCGGCCACCATCGACCTCGCGGATCCGTCCGGCAACGGCGAAATCATCGCCTTCGACGCCTCGCTCGTGCTCCAGTACGTCGCCGGCCTCCGCACCTGCTTCCCGGCCGAAGCCGGCTGTGCGGCCGGCAAGACCGCGTCGACCGCGGCGCGTCATGCCTATTTCGGCGCCGCGACGCGCGACGCGCAAGGCCGCATCCGCGTGCCCATCCACCTCGACGACGACGGCACCTCCATGCGTTCGGCGCAGCTGGTCGTGCGGTACGATGCGTCCCGGTCGCGCTTCCTCGGCGCCACCGCCGGCGGAACGGACTGGCAGGTCGTGAGCCGCGAGGCTGATGGCGTAATTACCCTGGCCGCGGCAGGCCTGTCGGACCCGGGCGGCACGCCGCTCTACCTCCAGTTCGAATCGGCTGGCCTCGACGCGCCCGCCCTCGACGCCACGATCCGGATTGACGAAGGCGCGCCGATGCGGATCGCCTCCGACGCAGTCGATACCCCGGTCACGTTCGCGCTCGAACCAAACTACCCGAACCCCTTCAACCCGAGCACGGTGATCCGGTACGCCCTCCCGGCGTCGAACCCGGTCCGGATCGAGGTCTTCGACCTTACCGGGCGTTCGGTGGCCGTGCTGGTGGATGCGACGCAGCCCGCCGGCGCGCACGAGGTAGTCTTCGATGCGGCCGGCCTGCCCAGCGGCGTGTACCTCTACCGACTCGACGCCGGCTCCTTCCGGCAGACGCGGCGCATGACGCTGGTGCGGTAG
- a CDS encoding thioredoxin domain-containing protein, with protein MNSLKDEQSPYLLQHKDNPVDWRPWGDEAFRMAALMDRPIFLSIGYSTCHWCHVMEQESFLDDEVAGLLNDGFVSIKVDREERPDVDGVYMSLCQMLTGQGGWPLTVILTPDKKPFFIGTYVPKYSRFGRSGMMELLPHIMNLWDSQRSEVLEAADQHHLLLRNQTSHSQAGGSLALDSIDIAFDELRTQFDTRFGGFGAAPKFPTSHRILFLLRFWHASKDTLAMQMCSLTLRRMRMGGVFDHLGYGFHRYSTDREWKLPHFEKMLYDQAMIALACIEMHQASGDPAYAAMVDELFAYVLRDLRSPEGAFFSAEDADSEGVEGKYYVWTVDAVRETLGPSLAPAFIEAYGLAEDGNVEDEATGQKTGENMLYLKQQIADLAVTRGIAPDVLEDMLQEAREKLLAARLQRPRPRLDDKILTDWNGLMIVALARAGAILDNPAYVAAAREAMDFILSALRRTDGRLLHRYRAGHAGIDAHLDDYAATIWALIELYEACFDLGYLELAVELTDLMIADFWDRQEGGFFFTPAHGEELLVRQKEVFDGAAPSGNSMAMLCLLRLSRMTGRTDFEEKADAIGQCFSKLVYQTPSSFTAMLCAVDYAIGPAQEIVIVGDPVREDTRALIRAVRARYLPNKVVLLRPPGEAGERLGRLAPYTRSLPALNGKAAVYVCEQFACSQPVTRPEDLDALLWE; from the coding sequence GTGAACAGTCTGAAAGACGAACAGAGCCCCTATCTGCTTCAGCACAAGGACAATCCGGTCGACTGGCGCCCGTGGGGTGACGAGGCGTTTCGGATGGCGGCGCTGATGGACCGTCCCATTTTCCTCTCCATCGGGTACTCCACCTGCCACTGGTGCCATGTGATGGAGCAGGAATCCTTCCTCGATGACGAGGTGGCCGGCCTGCTCAACGACGGTTTTGTGTCGATCAAGGTCGATCGGGAAGAGCGTCCGGATGTCGACGGGGTCTATATGTCGCTCTGCCAGATGTTGACGGGGCAGGGGGGATGGCCACTTACCGTAATTCTCACGCCGGACAAAAAGCCGTTTTTTATCGGGACCTATGTCCCGAAATACAGCCGTTTCGGCCGTTCGGGCATGATGGAGCTTCTGCCTCACATCATGAACCTGTGGGATTCCCAGCGGAGCGAGGTGCTCGAGGCGGCGGACCAACATCACCTCCTGTTGCGCAACCAGACGAGCCACAGCCAGGCCGGCGGATCGCTCGCGCTCGACAGCATCGACATCGCCTTCGACGAGCTGCGCACGCAGTTCGACACCCGGTTCGGCGGTTTCGGGGCGGCGCCCAAATTTCCCACGTCGCACCGAATCCTCTTCCTGCTCCGGTTCTGGCATGCCTCGAAGGACACGCTGGCCATGCAGATGTGCAGCCTCACCTTGCGACGCATGCGGATGGGGGGTGTCTTCGATCACCTGGGTTACGGATTCCACCGGTATTCGACGGACCGCGAATGGAAACTGCCTCATTTCGAGAAAATGCTGTACGATCAGGCGATGATCGCGTTGGCCTGTATCGAGATGCACCAGGCGAGCGGCGATCCGGCGTACGCCGCGATGGTCGACGAGCTGTTCGCGTACGTCCTGCGCGACCTGAGATCGCCCGAGGGGGCGTTTTTCTCGGCCGAGGATGCCGACAGCGAGGGCGTGGAAGGCAAGTATTATGTGTGGACGGTGGACGCGGTGCGGGAGACGCTGGGCCCGTCGCTCGCGCCGGCCTTCATCGAGGCGTACGGTCTGGCCGAGGATGGCAACGTCGAGGACGAGGCCACCGGGCAGAAGACCGGTGAAAACATGCTGTATCTGAAGCAGCAGATCGCCGACCTCGCGGTCACCCGCGGCATCGCCCCGGATGTGCTGGAGGATATGCTCCAGGAGGCCCGGGAAAAACTGCTCGCCGCGCGCCTGCAACGGCCGCGTCCGCGGCTCGACGACAAGATCCTGACCGACTGGAACGGCCTCATGATCGTCGCGCTCGCCCGGGCCGGCGCGATCCTCGACAACCCCGCGTATGTCGCCGCCGCGCGGGAGGCGATGGACTTCATCCTCAGCGCCCTGCGCCGGACGGACGGCCGCCTGCTCCATCGCTACAGGGCGGGTCACGCCGGCATCGATGCGCACCTCGATGATTATGCCGCAACGATCTGGGCCCTGATCGAGCTCTATGAAGCCTGCTTCGACCTCGGCTATCTCGAGCTCGCCGTCGAGCTGACGGACCTCATGATCGCCGATTTCTGGGATCGGCAGGAGGGCGGGTTTTTCTTCACGCCGGCGCACGGCGAGGAACTGCTCGTCCGGCAAAAGGAGGTCTTCGACGGCGCCGCCCCTTCGGGCAATTCGATGGCCATGCTCTGCCTGCTGCGGCTCTCGCGCATGACGGGTCGGACGGATTTCGAGGAGAAGGCCGACGCGATCGGGCAGTGTTTTTCCAAACTGGTCTACCAGACGCCCTCGAGCTTCACCGCGATGCTGTGCGCGGTAGACTATGCGATCGGGCCGGCGCAGGAGATCGTCATCGTCGGCGACCCGGTGCGGGAGGATACGCGCGCCCTCATCCGCGCCGTGCGTGCCCGCTATCTGCCCAACAAAGTCGTCTTGCTCCGCCCTCCGGGCGAGGCCGGCGAACGCCTCGGCCGGCTGGCGCCGTACACCCGCTCGCTGCCGGCACTAAACGGGAAGGCGGCGGTATACGTGTGCGAACAATTCGCCTGCAGCCAGCCCGTGACGCGCCCCGAGGATCTGGACGCCCTGCTCTGGGAATAA
- a CDS encoding thiolase family protein, which yields MRDVFIASAVRTPIGRFGGTLKDFSSVDLGAHVMKAALERAAIAGSDLDFYVMGNVLRGGQGQLIPRQAAFKAGIPDTVDGMAIDMVCSSGMMSVMHAATMIRAGEAEVVLAGGTESMSNTGFYLSARARWGYKFLMGQPEGVTDLLLYDGLTDPMSGEAMGEQSERLAAEEGVTREMVDEVAYLSNARAAEATEKGWFASEIAPVEYREKKETRVFDRDEGIRPETTMASLGGLRPAFGKEGVLTAGNSSQLSDGAAALVIASGEAVERLGLKPLARIARGAWSAGPSWRFIEAPIAAVQRVQRQTGWSIQDFDLFENNEAFALSSVLFRKHLGVSYEALNVHGGGIALGHPIGCSGARIIVTLVHALIQRDKQRGLASLCHGTGGGTAIAIERVD from the coding sequence ATGCGCGACGTATTTATCGCCTCTGCCGTTCGAACGCCCATCGGGCGATTTGGCGGCACCCTGAAGGACTTCTCCTCGGTCGACCTCGGCGCCCACGTCATGAAAGCCGCGCTGGAGCGCGCGGCGATCGCCGGCTCCGACCTCGATTTCTATGTCATGGGCAACGTGTTGCGCGGCGGCCAGGGACAGTTGATCCCCCGCCAGGCCGCTTTTAAGGCCGGGATTCCGGACACGGTCGACGGGATGGCCATCGACATGGTCTGTTCTTCGGGGATGATGAGCGTGATGCACGCGGCCACGATGATTCGCGCCGGCGAGGCCGAGGTGGTGCTGGCCGGCGGCACCGAGTCGATGTCGAACACGGGCTTTTACCTGTCCGCCCGCGCCCGCTGGGGCTACAAGTTCCTGATGGGCCAGCCCGAGGGCGTCACGGATCTGCTGCTCTACGACGGATTGACGGACCCGATGTCGGGCGAGGCGATGGGCGAGCAGTCCGAGCGGCTGGCGGCCGAGGAAGGCGTGACGCGGGAGATGGTGGACGAGGTCGCCTATCTGTCCAATGCCCGCGCGGCCGAGGCGACGGAAAAGGGATGGTTTGCCTCCGAAATTGCTCCAGTGGAATACCGCGAAAAGAAAGAGACCCGGGTGTTCGATCGCGACGAGGGGATCCGCCCCGAGACGACGATGGCGTCGCTCGGCGGGCTCCGGCCGGCGTTTGGCAAGGAGGGCGTGCTCACCGCCGGAAACAGCAGCCAGCTCAGCGACGGCGCGGCGGCGCTGGTGATCGCCAGCGGCGAGGCCGTGGAGCGGCTCGGCTTGAAGCCGCTCGCGCGGATCGCGCGCGGCGCGTGGTCGGCTGGCCCCTCGTGGCGGTTTATCGAGGCGCCCATCGCCGCCGTACAGCGCGTGCAGCGGCAGACCGGCTGGTCGATCCAGGATTTCGATCTGTTCGAGAACAACGAAGCCTTCGCATTGAGCAGCGTGCTGTTTCGCAAGCATCTCGGCGTTTCTTATGAGGCCCTCAACGTCCACGGCGGCGGCATCGCGCTGGGGCATCCGATCGGCTGCTCGGGCGCGCGCATCATCGTGACGCTCGTGCATGCGCTGATCCAGCGGGACAAGCAGCGCGGCCTGGCATCCCTCTGCCACGGGACGGGCGGCGGCACGGCGATCGCCATCGAGCGCGTCGACTGA
- a CDS encoding fasciclin domain-containing protein, with protein sequence MHTSKPFARFLMPVLMFGLLLAGTGCDSNDDEPTPDIVELATDSGFTTLVAAIQAADLTATLQGDGPFTVFAPTNAAFAALPAGTLDNLLLPENKDQLASILTYHVVAGEVTADQVVNLTSATTVNGASLAIRVENGNVFVNDAQVTQTDVQASNGVIHIIDGVLLPPAN encoded by the coding sequence ATGCATACATCCAAACCTTTCGCTCGATTCCTGATGCCGGTCCTGATGTTCGGCCTGCTTCTGGCGGGCACCGGCTGCGACTCCAACGACGACGAACCGACCCCGGATATCGTCGAACTGGCGACCGACAGCGGCTTTACCACGCTGGTCGCCGCAATCCAGGCCGCCGACCTCACGGCGACGCTCCAGGGCGATGGACCGTTTACGGTCTTCGCCCCCACGAACGCGGCCTTCGCGGCCCTGCCGGCCGGCACGCTCGATAACCTGCTGCTGCCGGAAAACAAGGACCAGCTGGCCTCGATCCTCACGTACCACGTTGTGGCCGGCGAAGTGACGGCGGATCAGGTGGTGAACCTGACGTCCGCGACGACGGTCAATGGCGCCTCGCTGGCGATCCGCGTTGAGAACGGCAATGTCTTCGTGAACGACGCGCAGGTGACGCAGACCGACGTGCAGGCCTCGAACGGGGTCATCCACATCATCGACGGGGTGTTGCTGCCGCCGGCGAACTAG